The following nucleotide sequence is from uncultured Draconibacterium sp..
GTCTTCTTGATATATTAACGATCCTGGATCTTTAGGATTTTCAGCCGTTTCAAACTCTGTTCCATCCACATAATTCAGACAGACATCCATATTCAATTCATCCGCAGCGATACCCCAACGTTTTAAGTCATCAAAACGGAAGTTTTCACCAAATAATTCGATGGCACGTTCACGACGAATTTCCCCTAACATGGTTAAATCACTGTAAGGAGCAATTAATTCGTTTGACAATGGAGCAACGCCCGAACGTTCTCTGATTAAGTTAATCGATTTATCTAAATCAGAATTATCGATTGTACCACCATTTAATTCGCAAGTTGCCTCTGCATATATTAATAATACTTCTGCATAGCGAATAAGAGGATAATTAAACGACTCTTCTCTTGTTTCGCGCAAACGATATTCGGTCACAAACTTTCTCCCTTCATAACCAGCACCTCGGCCTCCGCCAGGACCTCCTAACTGAGGAACATAACGATAGTCAAATTCAACGCCACTATCTTCAAAATCTACTCCATACTGCGCACCTCCGCCATCAGTACTTGAACCATGTCCCCAGTATTTTACCAGCGGCTCTTTCACAAATGAGGTTAAACGCATATCGCGGTTTCTAAACTCGGAAGTCATAAGGTCGTATCCTTCAAAAACAGCTGAGTGCTGCACCGGTAAACCATCAGCAGCCAAGTACATGTCCATTAACTTGCGGGTTGGTCCCCAAGGTTTTGAGTGCGAAATATTTTGCCTTATCTGACCTAAGGTAAAATCATAAACGGTTTGGAATATAAATTCCTTGTTATCAGCTTTTGTTAAACCGGCGGGGTTTGAACCTGCATCTTCTAGTGTAAATAAGTAGAAAAGATGGTCATCACCAATATCTTCGCGATGGTCCCATAACTCGAAAGCTCCACTAGTCATCACCTGCGAGGCCAGATTTTTTGCTTCCGTCAGCAATTCATTAACTGATGGATACCCTGAAGGTTTAGCAGAACCAGCGCCTTTTGAACTTCCATCACCATCGGTTTCTGTACCAACATATTTATCCCAAGTACCTTCGTACAAACATATACGAGCCTTAAAAGCTTTTGCTGCTTCAGTTGAAAGCATACCTTGTTCAACAGTGTTTGCTGTCGGTAATTTGGCAATAGCCTCATCTAAATCGGCAAGAATCTGATAAACGACCTCATAACGGCTATTTCTTGGTGCATATAACACTTCTGCGCTTACATCTAAAGAACTGGTGACAATTGGTACACCACCAAACTTTCGCAGTAATTTAAAGTGGTGCCATGCTCTAAAGAAATAAGCAGTTCCTACAGATGCTGCAATTTCAGATGGATCTCCTTCGTATTCAGCCGCTTTTTCAATTAATTGATTAGGAGCTCTCAAATAAGTATAATTATTGTCCCAATCACTATCTGATGTAGGGGTACTAATCCCCCCTCTTGCTAAATCTGTTGTTTCTCCGGGAGTAAAATTATTCGACAAATCTGAAGCCTCATCGCCATCTTCAAACCCCAGTCGGGTATAAAAATAATTGGCGGCATTTTCAAACTGTTGTGCCGATTGAAAATAAACTGTTTCACTCAATTGATCTTGTGGTTCCTGATCGAGGTAGCTCTCACAACCACCCATTACCAGTACTGCAATAAAAGCAGTAAAGTATAATATCTTTGAATTTATATTCTTCTTTTTCATATTCATAATATTAGTGGTATTGATTATTAAAATGTGATATCTAATCCAAACAGCAATGTTGAATAATAAGGCACGGTATTACCTTGGTGTGCATTTGTTCCCATTTCAGGGTCCATACCATCTTTTACATTAGAGATCACGAATAAATCGTTTCCGGTTACAGATAGACGAACATTATCGATACCAGCGCGTGAAAGTACTGATTGCGGAATAGTATAGCCTAAGGTTATAACCTTAGCTCTTACATAACGTGCGTTCACAACGTTTATATCATTAGTATGTCCAAAATTCCAGTTCTTTCTCCATCCGTTATAGAAACTTGCCGGGTAAGCAGCACCGGTATTTTCAGCTGTCCATGTTGTACCCAGAAAAGCTGCGTTTTGGTTCATCCACCATCTGGAGAATGGAAAAGCCAAACCTCCCGAACGTACAACATACTGCTGACCAACCCCCTGGAAGAATGCACTAAAATCAAATCCTTTGTATTCCAATCCAAGGTTGATACCAAAACTGTAATGCGGATTAGCATCACCATAGTAATCTAAATCATCTGTGTTAATAATTCCATCGCCACTTGTATCAAGCTTTCTTACGGTACCTGGCACCAAACGGTTGGCACTTCGATAAGTAGGAAGAAGGGAATTCGCTCCGTCTTTATAGGTATTTTGATCTGATGGATTTACAAAACCAACTTGATTATAGTATTCCAGTACTTCGTCTTCGTTTTGTAAAATACCATCGGTTCTGTAAACGTAAATGGCATTTAATGGGTCGCCTTCAACAATAGAGTTTACACCTGTACTGATGGCAGTTTTACCTTCCATGCGGGTAACTTCACTCCGGCTATCCCAAACTGATAATCCTACATTATAAGTAATGTCTCCCAGTTGATCTCTCCAATTTGCTGAGACTTCCCAACCTTTGGTTTCAAAGTCACCACTGTTGGTTTTAGGTGCTGAAGCTCCTAACACTTGTGGGTAGGTAACAGCAACCAACATATCGTTGTTTTTATTGATAAAATACTGAAGACTACCACTTAAACGACTATCCAGAGTTGAAAAGTCAACACCAATGTTTGTTTTCGCAACACGTTCCCACGTACGGTCAGTCGAAGTCATAGATCCAATCCATGCGGTATTTACTAATGCGGGGGGCGCACCAAATTGTGTATCTCCAGTGCTTATATTAGAAATATAGTCATACGTACCTATACCTGTTACCGAACCTGTTTCACCATATGAAGCAAAAACTTTTAAGTTCTGGAAAATCCCGTCTTCAAGAAAACCCATTTCTGATAAACGTACACCAACAGAACCACCATAGAAATTTTTCCATCGGTAGTCGGGGTGTAAACGAGATGATCCATCACGACGTCCTAATAATTCTGCCAAATAAATTCCTTTGTAGTCGTAATTTAATCTTCCAATATATGACAATAGACTTACTGCATACGATCCTGAATTAAACGTACTTCCATTTGAATTCTTTTGAGATCCACCTGTAACCTGCGTGGTAATGTCACCTGTATTTATATCATCCAATTCATCAGATGCCATATTCGAGCGCGACTGGTAATATTTATTTACTTGCTCTTCTTCTGCTGTTACACCAAGCATAGCTCCAATATTATGATCTCCAAACGAACGTTTCCATATCCCTTGTGCTACATGACTTTGGAATAATACATTAGTTTCGTAAATTTTTACGAAAGAGTTTAATAAAGTAGTAGGAGTATAAGATACATTACCTTCCCAATCATACATTGTTACCGAAGTTTGACGCTCTGTGCGAATACCGCTACGTGAACTAACATTACCTTGGTAATTGAATGAAAGACCTTTGACATATTTATCCAGGTCAACATTAATTCTGCCACCTAAACGGAATATTTCTTCCTTGTTTTTTGTGCGGCCACCTTCATCTAATTTTGCCAACATGTTGTTTGCTCCAAATGTGTCGTAATACTGTCCCTGTGGGTTATACAAAGGAAAAATGTACATATCCTGTACACCTTCACCAACTCCCTGGGTAGGCTCATCAACCAATCGGTTATCGTACGACACATTAAAGTCGGTACTAATAATATCGTTTACTTTATACGAGAGATTCGTACGAAAATTATATTTTTTAGCTCCATCATAAACAAAATCGATTGGAGAACGCTCGTCAGAGTATCCTATTGAAGTTCTGTAAGTTGCCCGATCGTTACCTCCCGAAAAAGAGAGGTTATGACGTTGTGAACCGGTTGTTCCATACACTTCGTCGTATTGGTTTACATCGGCAAGATGACGATCCTTTCCCAACCAGAAATAAGATTCAGGAGCCATTGGCATGGTACCATCAATAATAGATACCAACTCATCGCGTTGAAAAAAGCGATAATTTGAAGCTGCTGTTTGTTGGTTTCCATCAGCATCTAAAAAATCTATACCATCGTTATCTCCCGCAACCAGCCATAACTGAGCCCACTCCTGTAAGTTTGCAACCGGAAAATCATACGCAAAATTCATTTGGTATTCACCTGTATAATTTACTTTTATATCTCCTTTTTTACCTTTTTTGGTTGTTATAAGTATTACACCACCAGCAGCTTTTGTACCGTAAATAGCAGCAGCACCATCTTTTAGTACCGAATAAGTTTCAATATCGTTCGAATTAATAGTAGAAAGTTGCCATTCCGGAATTTCCAGTCCATCTAAAAGAATAAGTGGCCCGGTACCATTCACAGAAATATCGCCACGAATTTTAATGTCGATACCTTCGTTCCCAGGACGAGAAGAAGTACGAGTAACAATTAAGCCGGGAACTTCACCCTGTAAGGCCAATGCAGCACTTGAGGTACCTTTCCCTTTAATCATATCATCGCCCTTCACCTGGGCTACCGAACCTGTTAAAGTAGCTTTTGCTTGCGTACCATAACCAACCACCACAACTTCTTCCAAACCAACGGCATCGGTTTTTAGGGTTACATCTATTGAAGTTTGGCTGCCAACTACAATTTCCTGAGTTAACATACCCACAAACGAAATAGTTAATACGCTTTCGCTTGTTACATTTGAAATGGTAAAGTCACCATCGATATCGGTAACGGTTCCCGTTGAAGTTCCCTTAACAACCACGGTTACCCCCGGAAGGGCTTCACCACTGTCGTCAACAACCTTTCCTGAAACTGTTTTTTGCTGTGCATAAGCACTGGCACTAACAGCAACAAAAAAGAGACAAAACATTAAAAAGCTAAAAGCCTTTTGAATACTTTTTTTGTTTTTCATAAAATTTAGTTTTTGTTAAAAATTTAGAGAATTACTTTATTGATTTAAATTATTCTTTACTAAGCGCTAGATTTTGATTCTCTTCATATTTCTTGCTTTTAATAATTGATTCCAGAAAATAGTAATCGGCATAATTAAGGGGCACATCAACCTCCGAATCGTATGGTTTCGAGCCGGTGGAATGTTTGAGTAAAAAACCTCCGTTTTTACCGGTTTTTGCAAAAAATTTGGGCGTAATCAATGTCGCCAAAAGATTTTGTGCGGTATTTAAATAGGCTTTGTTATTTGTATACTCATACAACTCGAACAATGCTGATGAAATAACAGCTGCAGCCGATGCATCGTAAGGTTCATTGGGGATATTTGGTGCTTTAAAATCCCAGTAAGGAACTTTGCCGTCTTTCATTCCATCTACCGTTAAAAGGAAATCGGCAATATTAATAGCCATATCCAGAAACTCTTCCATTCCTGTTTCGCGATACATCATGGTATAACCATAAACCGCCCAGGCTTGGCCACGCGCCCAATCGCTGTCGTCGGCAGCGCCCTGGTGAGTATTTTTGTTTAACACCTCGCCTGTTTCCGGGTCATAATCAATTACGTGGTAACACGAAAAGTCGTCGCGAAAATGGTTCGCTGCTGTGGTTTGTGCATGTTTTACAGCAATTTCTTTAAAACTTTCATTTCCGGTTTCTTTAGCTGCCCACATCAGTAATTCCAGGTTCATCATATTATCAATAATTACCGGGTATTTCCAATGGGCTGTTTTTGGGTTGCTGTTCCACGAACGAATACAGCCAACTACCGGGTTGT
It contains:
- a CDS encoding RagB/SusD family nutrient uptake outer membrane protein — protein: MKKKNINSKILYFTAFIAVLVMGGCESYLDQEPQDQLSETVYFQSAQQFENAANYFYTRLGFEDGDEASDLSNNFTPGETTDLARGGISTPTSDSDWDNNYTYLRAPNQLIEKAAEYEGDPSEIAASVGTAYFFRAWHHFKLLRKFGGVPIVTSSLDVSAEVLYAPRNSRYEVVYQILADLDEAIAKLPTANTVEQGMLSTEAAKAFKARICLYEGTWDKYVGTETDGDGSSKGAGSAKPSGYPSVNELLTEAKNLASQVMTSGAFELWDHREDIGDDHLFYLFTLEDAGSNPAGLTKADNKEFIFQTVYDFTLGQIRQNISHSKPWGPTRKLMDMYLAADGLPVQHSAVFEGYDLMTSEFRNRDMRLTSFVKEPLVKYWGHGSSTDGGGAQYGVDFEDSGVEFDYRYVPQLGGPGGGRGAGYEGRKFVTEYRLRETREESFNYPLIRYAEVLLIYAEATCELNGGTIDNSDLDKSINLIRERSGVAPLSNELIAPYSDLTMLGEIRRERAIELFGENFRFDDLKRWGIAADELNMDVCLNYVDGTEFETAENPKDPGSLIYQEDGWSYGTIDSEQSSSTYAGIANTKEGALILDPTSLHTWSYANYLSGIPTDEITLNPELKQNPGW
- a CDS encoding SusC/RagA family TonB-linked outer membrane protein, with protein sequence MKNKKSIQKAFSFLMFCLFFVAVSASAYAQQKTVSGKVVDDSGEALPGVTVVVKGTSTGTVTDIDGDFTISNVTSESVLTISFVGMLTQEIVVGSQTSIDVTLKTDAVGLEEVVVVGYGTQAKATLTGSVAQVKGDDMIKGKGTSSAALALQGEVPGLIVTRTSSRPGNEGIDIKIRGDISVNGTGPLILLDGLEIPEWQLSTINSNDIETYSVLKDGAAAIYGTKAAGGVILITTKKGKKGDIKVNYTGEYQMNFAYDFPVANLQEWAQLWLVAGDNDGIDFLDADGNQQTAASNYRFFQRDELVSIIDGTMPMAPESYFWLGKDRHLADVNQYDEVYGTTGSQRHNLSFSGGNDRATYRTSIGYSDERSPIDFVYDGAKKYNFRTNLSYKVNDIISTDFNVSYDNRLVDEPTQGVGEGVQDMYIFPLYNPQGQYYDTFGANNMLAKLDEGGRTKNKEEIFRLGGRINVDLDKYVKGLSFNYQGNVSSRSGIRTERQTSVTMYDWEGNVSYTPTTLLNSFVKIYETNVLFQSHVAQGIWKRSFGDHNIGAMLGVTAEEEQVNKYYQSRSNMASDELDDINTGDITTQVTGGSQKNSNGSTFNSGSYAVSLLSYIGRLNYDYKGIYLAELLGRRDGSSRLHPDYRWKNFYGGSVGVRLSEMGFLEDGIFQNLKVFASYGETGSVTGIGTYDYISNISTGDTQFGAPPALVNTAWIGSMTSTDRTWERVAKTNIGVDFSTLDSRLSGSLQYFINKNNDMLVAVTYPQVLGASAPKTNSGDFETKGWEVSANWRDQLGDITYNVGLSVWDSRSEVTRMEGKTAISTGVNSIVEGDPLNAIYVYRTDGILQNEDEVLEYYNQVGFVNPSDQNTYKDGANSLLPTYRSANRLVPGTVRKLDTSGDGIINTDDLDYYGDANPHYSFGINLGLEYKGFDFSAFFQGVGQQYVVRSGGLAFPFSRWWMNQNAAFLGTTWTAENTGAAYPASFYNGWRKNWNFGHTNDINVVNARYVRAKVITLGYTIPQSVLSRAGIDNVRLSVTGNDLFVISNVKDGMDPEMGTNAHQGNTVPYYSTLLFGLDITF
- a CDS encoding glycoside hydrolase family 88 protein, with the protein product MKYLITICICIILFGCNNQYSGNINDVVKYSEKQLEFALKKIEPLQHEVKIFPRTLENEKIKLVSSKDWTSGFFGGNLWMMYELTGKNEWKKCALEYTLPLEKEQWNANDHDIGFKMYCSFGHAIKNVDNPEYREILIQSAKTLSTRYNPVVGCIRSWNSNPKTAHWKYPVIIDNMMNLELLMWAAKETGNESFKEIAVKHAQTTAANHFRDDFSCYHVIDYDPETGEVLNKNTHQGAADDSDWARGQAWAVYGYTMMYRETGMEEFLDMAINIADFLLTVDGMKDGKVPYWDFKAPNIPNEPYDASAAAVISSALFELYEYTNNKAYLNTAQNLLATLITPKFFAKTGKNGGFLLKHSTGSKPYDSEVDVPLNYADYYFLESIIKSKKYEENQNLALSKE